The genomic region ACCCAGGTAACCCAGGCCGGGACTCAGGGATAGGTAGCCGATGCGGTTGGCCTTGCCCGCCTGCTGAGCGCGGGCGACGGCGGGCATCGCGATGAGGCCGCCGGCCGTCGCCACCGCGAGAAATGCGCGGCGGTCCATCAGGGGATGCGGACCCAGCCTTCCATCAGACGGCGCGCCGTGCGGTAGACGGTGACTCGCTCGGCGTGGTACTCGCCGGCCTGCTTCACGACCGCGGCGTCGAGAGGCAGAACGCCCGACGCGTGGCCGAGTCGGACGTCCGCGCCGGGCTTAGCGGTCGAGCATTCGTGGACCAGGGTGCCCTCGATGCGCGCCGCCACGGCGAGGCACATGGACGACGTCAGCGGGAAGGCGCGGTGGCAGTTGCCCATGGAGATGGCGCGGGCGACGACA from Candidatus Methylomirabilota bacterium harbors:
- a CDS encoding PrpF domain-containing protein, translated to PMVFVRARDLGLTGTETPQAVDGDKALCARLERIRVAASHLMGIPGSAATPKIAMVTAPVEYTALDGTRVGREAADVVARAISMGNCHRAFPLTSSMCLAVAARIEGTLVHECSTAKPGADVRLGHASGVLPLDAAVVKQAGEYHAERVTVYRTARRLMEGWVRIP